In Octopus sinensis linkage group LG6, ASM634580v1, whole genome shotgun sequence, the sequence ttcTGTTGGTAATGTTAGATGTATATTATTGATTACTAACGAAAGTGTAACAAAACTGTTaccctggtatatatataatatatacagggtgttcaaaaggtCTCCCCGAATTGAATTTTGTCATctaagatgtatttcaaaacatgtgtagaagagtcaacttatatattgaaaatgaagggCAATACTTTCAACACCTCTCATAAAGTTTTTAGTCTTGTAAAGCCTAATATATTCTTTGGTactcttataccatcttataaatatttattttgcatgcaataaaatacttcttcttcttcttcttctcttcttcttcttcttcttcttcttcttcttcttcttctcctcctcctcctcctcctcctcctccctcctcccctcctcctccttcttctttctctactactactactgctacttatACAATCAAAGACAAGAATTCATATCAAACTAGCTGCTGCTAAGTACCTAGAACAcacaaaagtttaaaaaagagacacagagacagactgaaaaaagaaagatgtcccttgcatttgaaaactatagaaatatttttaaaaaaacatttcatttgatttttccacaatttaattgtttctcatgctttactctaagttgaaaaagttgcaaagactgaaaccggtactaaaatgttcttcatgataaaattatttagtctttttaccttgtcttatttatatatatgtattatatatataatatatatatatatatatatattattatatatatatataatatatatatatatatatatagatatatatatatatatatatatatactataacacaACATATCCCTGCCCGTAacgctttacttccacacacgccagcttgatttaattcgtccttaatcGAATGACACCTGTCGTTATATCctgttatttgtgtttgtgtaacatttctctgtttttctttccgtccttgtatacattcgctactttcttccaaggaatctaatactcttagcatatttttttctttggggctggccagattggagcaatctcgagtatagccagtcgaaattgcaaagataatctggaacttgacggAGGAttgaaaactccgaatgacccgtccttgttttccttgtatcgtctgtctggatattttcttgtcccttttttgtgtcacctaactgtctggatgttttgcgttcttgtcccatttttatagatatatattatatatatatatatatatatatatatatatatatatatatatatacgagggacgttcaataagtaatgcccctgacccacttcccatagcagtagagcaacgaaacttggcacagttattagtctttttctacatagaaatcacccagagttacgcatttctcccatcgtttgatgcagctctggagaccgtttttgtagaagaccccagcttggtcctccaaccacgacgtgacttcagaaatcaaggctgcatcatctgggaaacgctctcctttcaaaaacaacttcatggctgggaagaggtgaaaatcagagggtgcaaggtcaagagagtagggaaaatgggggaggagttcatagccgcacgcctgtgcttctgatctggcgacacacgagttgtggaccggagcgttgtcgtgcaggaggaggatgctttgctgatcttgccccgcctcttgattttgatagcttctcttaatttcctcaaaagtgaagcataataggctcctgtaattgtggtacccttgccaggaaatctgtcatcactactccgtcctggtcccagaagactgtgagcatgaccttgcagcggagggctgcaccttgccttcttggaggaggtgagtcacggtgcttccactgcattgactgggctttggtcacGGATCATAGTGATGAACCCAGGTTTCatctgtgtaatcagtcttttgaaaaattttgactcatcttcttggcacatctccaaattcatcctcgagcacacgacgcgttcttgcttctggaaaggtttgagcaacctgggaatccatctggcagacaccttttgcaaatgcaaatggtcatgaatgatagtttccacagacccggtattaatcttgacctcatgggctatttagcgaatagttatgcgtcgatcttccaaaatggcagcatcaacttgacggacagatgcctcatcaatggcagaaagaggggcaaccagatctgggagctgtttccacagagttccgaccatgtttgaattcacgatgccagcgttttacaaggtcatatttggggcatcatcaccataagttactttcatttcatcaaaagtctcccgtggtttgcgtcctttcaaatacaaaaaccggatcactgctcgacactcaacaggctccatttcacacttgactcagttcaaacacctgtaagtcagaaaccacaattagttcagagctgtaatttgccagttaatctatagagatataaataattggacattcaaaatttcagctagatcaaacaactgcaagtgggtcagagacattacttattgaacgtccctcgtatatatatatatatatatatatatatatatatatatatatatatatatatatatatatatatatataatatatatatatatatatatatatatatatatatatatataatatatatatatatatagtgatgggtgatgagtgtttgtgtgagagagagagagagagagaaagagaaagagagaaagagagagaggtcatTGTTGATGTGAAACCTTGAAACAGGGAGAATCCCGCAGCATAAATTTCTACATCTATGTATTTGCATTTTGTTTCAGAGACGCCATGGCAACAAGTGTTATCAACTGCTTCACAAGCTTCCTGGCTGGTTTTGTCGTATTCTCCGTGCTTGGTTACATGGCGTACGTTGCGGAAATAGAAATCGATGATATAGCTGTAGCCGGTTGGTCCAatacttttgttgtttcttttatttacataCAGTCTTTGAGtgatgaacagacagacagatagatagatcgtggCACACCGTTGGTTTCGACGACGACGGTTTCAGTTGATCCTATCAACAAAACAGCCTGTTCgtcaaattaacatgcaagtggctgagcactccacagagacgtgtacccttaacgtagttctcagggagattcagcgtgacacagagcgtgacaaggctggccctttgtaatacaggtacaacagaaacaggaagaaagagtgaaagaaagttgtggtgaaagaatatagcagggttcgctaccaccccctgtcatagcctcgtgaagctttaggtgctttcgctcagtaaacactcacaacgcccggtgtgggaatcgaaaccgcgaccctatgaccacgagtccgctgccctaaccactggaccattgcgcctccacgatagatagatagatagatagatagatagatagatagatagatagatagatagatagatagatagtagagatgacccggaagttgttcctcttcgattacagcagtagcattcttcaaccgaatacacgtcattgattggctgaaattacccaaatacgacaattttaacacgaaataattttgtcaaaaacgtttaGAGTAAACCTGgttctacgtgagaaattctaccagtattccaagtttcaaactgtttagttaaaaaaaaattaatgaaaaaatctCCGACTGAGATGGAATGGAtccagattaatatatatatatgtgtgtgtgtgtgtgcgtgcgtgtgtgtgtgtgtgtgtgtgtgtgtgtgtgtgtgtgtgtgtgtgtgtgtgtgtgtgtgtgtgtgtgtgtgtgtgtgaagttaaaTGTGTATCTATGCGGACTGACAGAAGCAGTTTTTAATGCGTTTCTTTTTTAGGTCCAGGTCTGGTGTTTGTGGTTTACCCGGAAGCAGTTTCTATGATGAGCGGTTCAACTTTCTGggcaatcattttctttttgatgcTCATAACACTTGGTTTAGACAGTACGGTAAGTTGAACAATTAcatttaatttcatcatcatcatcaacatcgtcgtcgtcgtcgttgccatcatcatcatcatcatcatcagtacaacctccaccaccatcttcaccaatGTCTTTAACCTTACCAACACCATTAAAGTGACAACAACagcgtggaagcgcaatggcccagtagttagtgCAGTTGACTCGCGATCataagaacgtggtttcgattcccagaccgggcattgtgagtgtttattaaacaaaaacacctaagctccacgaggctctggcgggagtggtggtgaaccccgctgtactccttcacaactttctctcactctttcttcctacttctacgACAAAGCAGAGAAactatggtgtaacccactatggtgtggtaaactttcaaaccctagtctagattgcgaatcctctgtaccccaggatggttcagctctccacccgttaaaaaagccactgtttacggaatgaggataacaacgtagctttcgcgcccgtgcaaccgccagtctatcgcgtgtggtgggtggatcttcaagttgccacatgcattcttagtagcttagagtgggctcgaattagagattattctttgtggctaatggcgtgagtcctgattggaagaagaagaagaagaagaagaagttagtTAGTTATGGAACGGACATGACGCATTAAGGCGGAGGTCAGTCAGTCGGCGGCATGGCGAACGCGAAAGCAATCGTTGCTGATAAATGTTAGGGAAGAGTTGTGGCATGTGGTGTGACGAGCCATACATGGATTTTAAAGATGGAGTCGTAGCTGTAGAGGAGATGGAGAGGGATAAGTGGGGGAAGTGGTGGGGTTTGAAAAGACAGGCAGAAATATGGTGGAGCTGAAGTGAAAACAGAGATGACTAGGTTGAAAGTTAACAGATGTAATTGAGAAAATGGATGAGAATTCTAGTGGAAGGTGGAGGGAGTTAAGAAAAGTGACGAAGGACTtgaactctctttttttttctactctaggcacaaggcccgaaatggggaggatgggccagtcgattagatcgactccagtatgcaactggtacttaatctatcgagcccaaaaggatgaaaggcaaagtcgacctcggcggaatttgaatttaggacgtaaaggtagacgaaataccgctaagcatttcgcccggcgcgctaacgtttctgtcaagtCACTGCCATAGGACTTGAACAGTTTACGAGCAAAAGAAGTGGTTACAATACAATCGCTAATCTACTGAATGTACAGGGGTCGTGAGGAGATCCGGTAAAATGGGTGAGAGCCTCAACATGACGAAGGAATAAGTTGATGCTTTTGGGACCGATTCTAGTTCCTATGACCACTCAAGTCACTGATTGAGAAAACATTTCGAAAAAGGAGAAGCGaaatagaaggaaataaataTGCTGGGTTCGAGAGTAACGTAACAGTTGAGGAACCATTAGAGAGTTAGGACATCACTGTAGGGAACGACATTGTAAAGGATTCACTGTCTAGGATGAAAAGGAGATAGGAGGAGACGGGAGGGAAAGAGAATTAGCTGAAGGGCTGGGTTGTGGGTTTGAGTTAGAAGTATTGTTCCAGATACTTGGAGATCAGAGAAGTTGGAGCAGCTGCAAGAGGAAACGATGTGGCTGTGGGGCATTGTTGGATTTGTGGATTTATAGAAGAAAGCAGATGATGCTGATGAGAAGGAGTTTGTGAAGAAGATGCCAAAGCAGTGATCTTGCAGGGATCAGCTCGCCATACCACCATCTTTGACGGTTTTATTCTGTTTATCCTCGTTCGCAAAAGATCATACTCTCATTTCATTTTTTACTGGTTATCAacaaactgaatattttcaaaCAGCTTTCTTCATATTTGTTCGGTGTTGTTGCTCAACCACTCCCTTCATGCATTTTCTATATCCCTTTTACTGGTGTTCATCTATGACAATATTCACTACAGTTCGGTGTCGTGACTAGTACTACATAACCAAAACCAATTCGTATTCCATTCTTCAACAGCTGAGACAACAGTTTCATAGTTCGCAGTCTTTCTTTTCACTCCTAACAATCCTTTCTGTaattgacacaaggcctgaatttgggggagggggacagtcgattacatcgaccccagtactcaacatgtacacaatttatcgaccccgaaaggataaaaggtgaagtcgacctcgacgcaatttgaactcagaacataacagcagacgaaatacttatttctttactacccacaaggggctaaacacagaggggacaaacaaggacagaaacacgtattaagtcgattacatcgactccagtgcgcaactggtacttatttaatcgaccccgaaaggatgaaaggcaaagtcgatctcggcagaatttggattcagaacgtagcggcagacgaaatacggctaagcttttcgtccagcgtgctaacgattctaatcTCGTTCGTTCAATATTTTGTAGAGAGAATGTAAAATATGAACCCATTTCTTTGCTGGCCGCTCCTTGATTAGCTACTCATTCCTCTATCACCACTCGCCCTCTTATCACACTGCTGTCTATTGACCGTGCCATTTATAagtgtatacgtgtacatataaatacatacatataatgttatatatatgttggtatttatacacatatatattatgtacaaatacaagtatgtatatatgttatatgcatttatatacgcatgtatatccgtatatatatatatatatatatatatatatatatatatatatatatatatctatatatatatatatatagatatatatatattgggttggtgatAATTATTGCGgattttttcaacaagttttatccaataacaacaataatagtatttAACAaagacatctttaaatgacggtctgactgtCTGCCAAGTAAATGAGAAagagtaattgaagtagatggtgaatatgctccggaataatcatttaaagatgtttttgttacatgttgttattgtttttgttgaataaaatttgttgggaaaaaaagccgcaataattatgcaccaacctaatatatgtatgtatgtatgcaggtatgtatgtagttatttatatatggagagatgtatgtaaacacacacgcagatatataattttgtacagtatacatatgtatgtatataaatagatagataggcagatgtatatacatacatactatatatatatatatatatagaatatatatataatatatatatatatatatatatctatatatacgtgcgcGCTCACGTAGAATACATATAGAATGGTGGTCGGGGCGGTCAGGGGGTGCTTGTGTACGTCTGGCGTATGTACAAAGCTACAAAtaatatttgatgaaataaaaggaaTGCGTTAGTAAGGAAGTGGTAATTGTTTATTCTTGTATCTAACAGAATAGTTGGAAATCAATCAAGTGGAGCCAGAaattagctgctgctgctgctgctgttgttgtcgttgtcttcTCCGGCGCTACGACTCCTAAAAGTCGGTCGCCCGGTTTCCCTGACGTATAAATGACCGAAATTCAAAGATTCTCCTCTGAACGGGACGTCGGGTTCAAAGCCAGTCATGTTTTGAGGGGATGGGGACAAGTTAATTACATTCACCGCCACTTAGTATCTggctgtttctttattttatcaacgccgAACGTATGACCTCGACGGGATCTGCACTCAGAGAGCAGAGACTCAGAACGATTACCACGAGACATTCAATCCAatgctctaacgtttctgcctattgtctgccacacacacacacacacacacacaccacacacatgcacacacacacacacacgcacgcacacacacacgcacgcacacacacgttcacacacagacactcgcGCATGGACATGCACGTTTGTGTGTCTATTCACTGTCGCTGcatcacatgtgtatatatgtggagataTGTGTATACGTAAGCGGACACAGTTTTTTCTACGTTTAATTCTAACGATtccatttgttttaatcttttgttgatattttgtatagtttttctggttttacttttttttatatttgtggtgaatgatgtgtgtgtgtgtgtgtgtgtgtgtgtgtgtgtgtgtgtaaaacgtaGAAAGCCGGACTCGGAGAATCAAGCGGAATCGACCCCCGTCCAGCAGAGGAACCGACTCTCAGGCCACGCCCTAATTAAATCACCAAGTTAACGTGGTATGCATCTGAAAATCACATTTGTCTCAGTATTTGGGAATAAATTACGTCACACTATAAACGCAATCCATCGATCCGTGCAGTTTGCACAATCAAGACGGCTCCCACAGACCTTGTACCTGACatgttttttaaataaagtatctCTAGTGAATCCATCTCTCTCCCCACATGACTAACCATCTTTCGTTATCCAGAATTCTCTCAATCCATCTGTTAGGTCACgtgtcctagtggttagggtggtgCTGTCAAGATTGCAAGATCAGGGTCTCCATTCCcgaaccgggcgacgcgttgtgttcttacaGAAAACGCTTcgtttcacgttgccccagtccattcGGCTGTAAACCTTGCAGTGGATTGGCGTCCCGTTCAGGAGGTGGGGTTATTCACATCTCGGTCACTCAGTCACCATGGGAACCGAGTAACTGGCCCCATGAGTCCAACGACGCGAGACTATACTTACTGTACTCATCTATTTACCTCCGTCCCGTGAAGACAACGTCACCTAATGAGCAGAGCATTCGGTTCTCGATCATAAAATCGTGAGTTCAACTCCTGGACCGGGTACAGCGTTAcgtccttgagcaaggtacttcatcAAACACTGCCGCAATCTACTCAGCAGTAATAATAAGTACCATCGGGTGTAGGGAGGTACTGATGCTTCCCTCCTTCAGCCTCCACCTGTCACAACTCCGACATTCCTCCGTGTCTACCGCAAGAGGATCAAGATGCTGTCCATGTCCGCTCACCACTAAATAATTACCCCCAAATAATCAATCATTGATACATTCCAGTACGTGAGGGATGGCTTACTGCACGTTACCTCCATTAACCCATTAACTgccaaatttttttattcatattttttgcctttgccaggtgtcttaggagttaaaataatatatagtatttaaattttcttcatgtgtgaattattttggtaattatgataaatttttcgaCAAGTTCCAAATAGGGATCTCTGAAAAAAGGCACAGTTATCCTTTTTTATTCAGTTGCAATaaacattttacaattttttttttttttttttgaaactatagtatcaaatgcgaatgtgtatgaaatatcaatgaatgatacaGATGGGAAATGCGAAACAAAAAACcttttcaaaacagtcaatatttttgtaattcaaaaattgtgatttatgacataaaatgtcgCCTAGAATTAACTAGAGCTAACAATGATAaactttaattaataaatattgttaaacacacctctgcaaatgcattgtacataagcaattcactttaGCTACAACGAACAACCGGCAGCGTGACTGCTTTTAGCAGAGCCCCAAATGGGGCTCATGGCAGGCAAAATGGGTTAAACAAGCTACACACCTATGTGTACCTTCACTTAACTATCtgctgttctgtctgtctgtatgtccacAGTTCGGAGGATTGGAAAGTTTGATGACAGGGTTCACAGATGAAGTCTCGTTGATACGGCGTCATCGGGAAGTGTTCGTGGCTATCCTTTTATCAGCGTTGTTCTTGCTCGCTCTACCGACTACAACTTATGTAAGtaacttttctttattattgttgttggtgttgctgtggtggtagtggtggtggtggtgatgatgtggtggtgtcagtggttgTATGGGAAGTAGTGTGTctgtattagtggtggtggtactggtggtggcggtggtattggtggtggtggtggtagtggtaataatagcagttgtagtagtagcagcagcggcagtagtggtggtgtcagtggtggtaTGGGAAGTAGTGTGTctgtattagtggtggtggtggtggtactggtggtggcggtggttttggtggtggtggtggtggcggtggtggtggtggtggtggtggtggcggtggtggtggtggtggtaatagcagtagtagtagtggttgttgtagtagtggtggtggcagtggtggttgtagtggtggtgatggtggtggtagtaatggccgtcgtcgtcgtcgtcgtactaGTAGTAGTGTTTATGACATAGTTATGTGGTGGTGAAGTAGTATGGCGCATTGGTGTGTAGTAGAGGTGGTAGTGTATATGGTGTAGCGGTGTGACGGAAGTAGTCATAGTACCAGTGcttttatttgtgtttgtagTGCGATGGAGGCGTGGTGGTGTATTTGGTAATTGTGATGCGGTGGTACCGGAAGTAGTGTGGGAGTTCGCTGGTGATAATGAAAACGTTtgtgttgcttgtttgtttgtttttgttgttgttgcttccacGCCTTAATTGCTTTTGCTAATCATCCGTGTATTTCTGTCTCTACCCAGGGTGGACAATACGTGGTGACACTACTGGACAGCCATGCAGGCTCTTTCTCGctgcttttcatttgttttgccgaactgatagCGGTCCAGTGGTGCTACGGTGAGTAATATTAATAAGAACAAGATATTCCTGACCCCTCGACGGCTGTAATGAGTTCCTTGAGTGGGACCCTTATGTGACCCCTTCACTACTATAGTGAGTTACTCGAATAGGACCCTAGCATTTATGACTAAGGAAAAATAGAGCAGCGTTCATGATACTTTTTAGGGTCTCTGAGAGTGATGAAGCAAGAGGAGTGAGCTATTTTGAAACGGGAGAGCCAGATCCAATGCTTGCACCCAACGCTGAATTAATCATTAAGCAAAACAAGCACGTCCTTAGGGTATCAAGGAATGGGCGGGGCATCAAGGGAGGGGTGGGGCATCAAGGGAGGGGTGGGGTGTCAATGGAGGGGTGGGGCATCAAAGGAGGGGTGGAGCATCAAGGGAGGAGTGCGGCGTCAAGGGAGGGGTGGAGCATCACAGAAATGATAAATAGTTTACAGCACccaagaaatcactttaaacttgctaaaataataatcGAAGTAGTTTCTATGAtgggaaatataatttcaaagtgttcgTGATATCATAGTGAAGTTCTGTATCAAagagactttgcaattaaaaagaaataaaacctcTTCAGATCGAAATAAAATGGAAGTATACAAAGATAATCGTTATTCTTCATcttaggaaggcggcgagctggcagaaccgttagcaggccgggcgaagtgcttagctcGCTGGTGCATTCTGTCCTTCTCTTCTagattgtgaaagcttaccataacgtttaatctaaatacagagaaattttaagacttcattttttatgggcatatatgggttaagtaatacacacatacatgtgcgcgtgtttgtgcgtgtgtatacacacacacacacacacaacacacacacacacacaccacacacacacacacacacacacacacacacacacgcatatatatatatatattatatatatatatatatatacacaagggttggacaaaaaaCCTTaagtttcaaacaaatttatttcaatatgggTAGGAACATCTTTGGCAAtaattacaccttgaattctacgaggtatggacacgtacaaaatttgaattgtttctaaatgaacttttgttcattcttcagctaaaacagtttccagttcttgtagtgatgatggtggaggatatcgactccttacttattctcctaaaatgtaccataaatgttcaataataatgagatctggggactgtggtggccagataagatgttcaacttcactagaatgttcctcgtactATTCAGTTACAACTTTAGctctgtgaattggtgcattatcatcctgaaagattgcgtttccctccggaaacagttctgcaaccataggatgaatttgattagataaaatgcttaaataatcttgactattaaATCTGCCATGAatggaaaccattgggccggccgATTTCCAAGATATTGTCCCTAagatcattacagatcctcctccatgtttaacagttggaagaaggtagtctggatcaaatgcttcttttggctgtctccctACGTATACTCGGCCAGTAGTCGGAAAtacggtaaaggatgactcgtccaagaaaatattcttccactgctctagggaccaattctgtaggtttttactccactctaaacgctttgcaacttttgattttgaaagtagtggttttcttatTGCAGCCCTcgcgtgaaatccggctttgtgcaactcccaacgaacagtttttgtggaaactgggttctcgaggtggtcattaagctctcttgtaattttgggag encodes:
- the LOC115213508 gene encoding sodium-dependent serotonin transporter — its product is MATSVINCFTSFLAGFVVFSVLGYMAYVAEIEIDDIAVAGPGLVFVVYPEAVSMMSGSTFWAIIFFLMLITLGLDSTFGGLESLMTGFTDEVSLIRRHREVFVAILLSALFLLALPTTTYGGQYVVTLLDSHAGSFSLLFICFAELIAVQWCYGVKRFSNDVEKMIGRQPSLYWKFCWAAVCPCIILGMFCLSIYSYTGITLGDYQFPKWAEKVGWTVSCSSMIGIPVYIIYKIISTAVTREMTFWELIGRGQDFSLTEDENARNKSTSPKVELKSIYNGQQWPHHSRTYPELPS